A region from the Manihot esculenta cultivar AM560-2 chromosome 13, M.esculenta_v8, whole genome shotgun sequence genome encodes:
- the LOC110629170 gene encoding probable jasmonic acid carboxyl methyltransferase 2, which produces MEVPQVLHMNGGDGEVSYFQNSSFQKKGILAAKPILQERIAELLRANALECLKMADMGCSSGPNTLLPLWEIIETIDSTCSRLNQKSPILQVFLNDLQGNDFNTIFRSLIPKFHKKLEKEKGSKFGPCYIAAVPGSFYGRLFPPHSLHFIHSSYSLHWLSQVPQGIQLNKGTICLDKTSPPSVHQAYKDQFERDFTIFMRLRSEEMISGGHMVLTFLLQSNNNPHCKYGIEIWQLLGLCLKEMVDEGLVEESALETCNLPLYAPCEEEVRWLTQREGSFKISRLEQFELSWDVEDGDEELGGDKWERGKIVGSRMRAVAESIVASHFGDAIIDDLFIRLSLKVLDCLEKRTGLCNNVVVSMIKK; this is translated from the exons ATGGAAGTTCCACAAGTTCTTCACATGAATGGAGGAGATGGAGAAGTCAGCTACTTCCAGAACTCATCATTTCAA AAGAAAGGAATTTTAGCAGCCAAGCCAATATTACAAGAACGCATAGCAGAGCTATTGCGAGCAAACGCGCTGGAATGTCTAAAAATGGCAGACATGGGATGCTCTTCAGGGCCCAATACTCTGCTCCCACTGTGGGAAATCATCGAAACAATCGATTCAACTTGCAGTAGATTGAATCAGAAATCACCCATTTTGCAGGTTTTCTTAAATGATCTTCAAGGGAATGATTTCAACACCATTTTCAGATCACTGATACCCAAATTCCATAAGAAACTTGAGAAAGAGAAGGGCAGCAAATTTGGACCTTGTTACATAGCTGCAGTCCCTGGAAGTTTCTATGGCAGACTCTTTCCACCACATTCCCTGCATTTTATTCACTCTTCTTACAGCCTGCACTGGCTTTCTCAG GTACCTCAAGGGATTCAACTGAACAAAGGAACTATTTGCCTGGACAAAACAAGCCCCCCAAGTGTTCATCAAGCATATAAGGATCAATTTGAAAGAGATTTCACAATATTTATGAGATTACGATCAGAGGAGATGATCTCAGGAGGTCACATGGTTCTTACGTTTCTCTTACAGAGCAACAACAATCCTCACTGCAAATATGGCATCGAGATTTGGCAATTACTAGGTTTATGTCTGAAGGAGATGGTTGACGAG GGTTTAGTTGAAGAATCAGCATTAGAGACTTGCAATCTTCCATTGTATGCTCCTTGTGAAGAAGAAGTAAGGTGGTTGACTCAAAGGGAAGGTTCCTTCAAGATTTCAAGATTAGAACAGTTCGAGCTGAGTTGGGACGTTGAAGATGGCGACGAAGAATTGGGTGGTGATAAATGGGAGAGAGGTAAGATTGTAGGAAGCCGCATGAGAGCTGTTGCAGAATCCATAGTAGCTAGTCATTTTGGAGATGCCATTATTGACGATTTATTTATTAGATTATCTTTAAAGGTGTTAGATTGCCTTGAAAAACGGACTGGTTTGTGCAACAATGTAGTCGTTTCCATGATAAAGAAATGA
- the LOC110629113 gene encoding fasciclin-like arabinogalactan protein 2 yields MATQTPRLTTAVVLTLSILLLASTTSYAHNITRILAKHPAFSTFNHYLTVTHLAAEINRRQTITVLALDNAAMSSLLDKQLSVYTLRNVLSFHVLVDYFGAKKLHQITNGTTLTATMFQSTGAATGSSGYVNITDLKAGKVAFGSEENDGKLDAVYVKSLVEIPYNISVLQISQPLNSAEAEAPTAAPTLNLTAIMNKQGCKAFSDLLIASGAKSTFEETLDGGLTVFCPPDTVVNGFMPKYKNLTKAQKVSLLLYHGIPVYQSLQMLKSNNGITNTLATDGASKYDFTVQSDGEDVTLETKVMTAKITGTVKDEEPLVIYKIDKMLMPRELFKPAPAAAPKAAKQAADGPEADAPTDDSEDQTAADDENGAIRKMDGGRLVMILLSLFLGLIFF; encoded by the exons ATGGCGACTCAAACGCCGCGGCTTACCACCGCCGTCGTTCTCACTCTCTCAATCCTCCTCCTTGCCTCCACCACCTCTTATGCCCACAACATCACTCGCATACTAGCCAAGCACCCTGCGTTCTCCACCTTCAACCACTATCTCACCGTCACCCACCTCGCCGCAGAAATCAACCGCCGCCAGACCATCACTGTTCTCGCTCTAGACAATGCTGCCATGTCGTCTTTATTAGACAAACAACTATCCGTCTACACTCTCAGGAACGTTTTGTCTTTCCATGTTCTTGTTGACTACTTCGGTGCCAAGAAACTTCACCAGATTACTAATGGTACTACCTTGACTGCCACCATGTTCCAATCCACCGGTGCAGCTACCGGCTCTTCAGGTTACGTCAATATTACCGATCTTAAAGCCGGAAAAGTGGCGTTTGGATCGGAAGAAAACGACGGGAAGCTTGATGCTGTTTATGTGAAGTCTCTGGTTGAGATTCCATATAACATTTCTGTTCTGCAAATCAGTCAG CCTCTGAATTCTGCTGAAGCTGAAGCACCGACTGCGGCACCGACGTTGAATCTAACGGCAATCATGAATAAGCAAGGCTGCAAAGCCTTCTCCGACTTGTTGATAGCTTCCGGAGCTAAATCGACATTCGAGGAAACTCTTGACGGAGGGTTAACGGTGTTCTGCCCTCCGGACACCGTCGTCAACGGCTTCATGCCCAAGTACAAGAACTTAACAAAAGCTCAGAAAGTCTCGTTACTGTTATATCACGGCATTCCAGTGTACCAATCCTTACAGATGTTGAAATCCAATAACGGAATCACCAACACTCTGGCTACTGATGGCGCCAGTAAGTACGATTTCACCGTTCAAAGTGACGGAGAGGACGTAACTTTGGAAACCAAGGTTATGACGGCGAAGATAACAGGGACGGTAAAGGATGAAGAACCGTTAGTAATTTACAAAATTGACAAAATGTTGATGCCTAGAGAATTGTTTAAGCCTGCTCCAGCAGCGGCGCCTAAGGCAGCGAAGCAAGCAGCGGATGGACCAGAAGCAGATGCACCGACAGATGATTCGGAAGATCAGACGGCAGCCGATGATGAGAATGGTGCCATCAGGAAAATGGACGGTGGGAGATTGGTGATGATATTGTTAAGCTTGTTTCTAgggttgatatttttttaa
- the LOC110627444 gene encoding nuclear transcription factor Y subunit B-3, which produces MADSDNESGGHNNSNAISELSAREQDRFLPIANVSRIMKKALPANAKISKDAKETVQECVSEFISFITGEASDKCQREKRKTINGDDLLWAMTTLGFEEYVEPLKIYLQKYREMEGEKSSMGRQGEKDGAGGSGGGGAAAGGGGSGGGVSSGGAGGFNGGGQGMYGGMMMMGHHQGHVYGAGGYHHQMGVGKGGSGNSR; this is translated from the coding sequence atggcGGATTCAGACAATGAATCAGGAGGGCACAACAATAGCAACGCAATCAGTGAGCTGTCGGCCCGCGAACAAGACAGGTTCCTACCCATCGCCAACGTTAGCAGAATAATGAAGAAAGCTCTCCCGGCCAACGCTAAGATCTCCAAAGATGCCAAAGAGACGGTACAGGAGTGCGTTTCTGAATTCATCAGCTTTATTACCGGAGAGGCTTCGGACAAGTGCCAGCGCGAAAAGCGGAAGACAATTAACGGCGATGATCTACTTTGGGCCATGACCACGCTAGGGTTCGAGGAGTACGTTGAGCCTTTGAAGATTTATTTGCAGAAATATAGGGAGATGGAGGGGGAGAAGAGCTCCATGGGTAGGCAAGGAGAGAAGGATGGTGCTGGTGGGTCTGGTGGAGGTGGTGCCGCTGCTGGCGGTGGTGGGTCTGGTGGAGGGGTTAGTTCAGGCGGTGCAGGAGGGTTTAATGGTGGCGGTCAAGGGATGTATGGAGGGATGATGATGATGGGTCATCATCAAGGGCACGTGTACGGCGCCGGTGGGTATCATCATCAGATGGGTGTTGGAAAAGGTGGCTCTGGCAACTCAAGGTAG